In Jejubacter calystegiae, the following are encoded in one genomic region:
- the brnQ gene encoding branched-chain amino acid transporter carrier protein BrnQ, whose amino-acid sequence MTHRLTSRDIIALGFMTFALFVGAGNIIFPPMVGLQAGEHVWWASFGFLITAVGLPVMTVVALARVGGGVDSLSSPIGRRAGILLATVCYLAVGPLFATPRTATVSFEVGIAPLTGSGAMPLLIYSLIYFALVIVVSLYPGKLLDTVGHFLAPLKILALIVLAVAAIIWPAGGISTATEAYQNAPFSNGFVNGYLTMDTLGAMVFGIVIVNAARSRGVTEAKLLTRYTIWAGLIAGIGLTLLYLALFRLGSDSMALVDQSANGAAILHAYVQHTFGGFGSFLLAILIFLACLVTAVGLTCACAEFFAQYLPFSYRTLVFILGLFSMVISNLGLSHLIQISIPVLTLIYPPCIVLVVLSFTRSLWHSSTRVIAPAMLVSLVFGIMDGLKASTLAWQPEWVAHLPLADQGLAWLLPTVAVLVICAIWDRVAGRPTTSAVQ is encoded by the coding sequence ATGACCCATCGTTTAACTTCGCGTGACATCATCGCTCTGGGCTTTATGACCTTTGCGTTGTTCGTTGGCGCGGGCAACATTATCTTCCCGCCCATGGTTGGCTTACAGGCCGGCGAGCACGTCTGGTGGGCCTCTTTTGGCTTTCTGATTACCGCTGTTGGTCTGCCGGTGATGACCGTTGTAGCGCTGGCCCGGGTCGGCGGTGGAGTGGATAGCCTGAGCTCCCCCATTGGCCGCCGTGCCGGCATTCTGCTGGCAACCGTCTGCTATCTGGCCGTGGGACCGCTGTTTGCCACACCGCGTACCGCAACCGTCTCCTTTGAAGTGGGTATCGCGCCGCTGACCGGCAGTGGCGCCATGCCGCTGCTGATCTACAGCCTGATTTACTTCGCGCTGGTGATTGTTGTTTCGCTCTATCCGGGCAAGCTGTTGGACACCGTGGGCCACTTCCTGGCGCCGCTGAAAATTCTGGCGCTGATTGTGCTGGCGGTGGCAGCGATAATCTGGCCGGCCGGTGGTATCAGCACCGCGACCGAGGCTTACCAGAACGCCCCGTTCTCGAACGGCTTTGTGAACGGCTATCTGACCATGGACACCCTGGGCGCCATGGTGTTCGGTATCGTTATTGTCAACGCCGCCCGTTCGCGCGGCGTGACTGAGGCGAAACTGCTAACCCGCTACACCATCTGGGCGGGTCTGATTGCCGGTATCGGCCTGACGCTGCTCTATCTGGCGCTGTTCCGTCTGGGTTCTGACAGTATGGCGCTGGTGGATCAGTCCGCTAACGGCGCGGCCATTCTGCATGCCTATGTTCAGCACACCTTCGGTGGCTTCGGTAGCTTCCTGCTGGCGATTCTGATTTTCCTTGCCTGCCTGGTTACCGCGGTCGGTCTGACCTGCGCCTGCGCTGAGTTCTTTGCCCAGTATCTGCCGTTCTCATATCGCACGCTGGTCTTTATCCTGGGCCTGTTCTCGATGGTGATTTCGAACCTTGGGCTGAGCCACCTGATTCAGATCTCCATCCCCGTGTTGACCTTGATTTACCCCCCCTGTATCGTTCTGGTTGTGCTGAGCTTTACCCGCTCGCTGTGGCACAGTTCCACCCGGGTGATAGCGCCAGCCATGCTGGTGAGCCTGGTGTTTGGAATAATGGATGGGCTAAAAGCCTCTACGCTTGCCTGGCAGCCTGAATGGGTTGCACATCTGCCGCTGGCCGACCAGGGACTGGCGTGGCTGCTGCCGACAGTGGCAGTACTGGTTATTTGTGCTATTTGGGACCGTGTGGCAGGACGCCCGACGACGTCAGCTGTGCAGTAA
- the proY gene encoding proline-specific permease ProY — translation MEKNKLKRGLSTRHIRFMALGSAIGTGLFYGSADAIRMAGPSVLLAYLIGGVVAYIIMRALGEMSVHNPSASSFSRYAQENLGPLAGYITGWTYCFEILIVAIADVTAFGIYMGVWFPTVPHWIWVLSVVLLICAINLMSVKVFGELEFWFSFFKVATIIIMIVAGFGIIIWGIGNSGQPTGIHNLWSNGGFFANGWLGMVMSLQMVMFAYGGIEIIGITAGEAKDPSKSIPRAINSVPMRILVFYVGTLFVIMSIYPWNQVGTNGSPFVLTFQHLGIAFAASILNFVVLTASLSAINSDVFGVGRMLHGMAEQGSAPKIFAKTSRNGIPWVTVMVMTVALLIAAWLNYIMPENVFLVIASLATFATVWVWIMILLSQIAFRRRLSTDEVKALKFKVPGGTPTTVVGLIFLAFIIALIGYHPETRISLYVGFAWIALLLIGWWVKRRRSQ, via the coding sequence ATGGAAAAAAATAAGCTCAAACGTGGCCTGAGCACCCGGCACATACGCTTTATGGCGTTAGGGTCGGCGATCGGCACCGGATTGTTCTACGGCTCGGCCGATGCCATTCGAATGGCGGGGCCAAGCGTGCTGCTGGCCTATCTTATCGGTGGCGTGGTGGCCTACATCATCATGCGCGCGCTGGGCGAGATGTCGGTTCATAACCCGTCGGCCAGCTCCTTTTCCCGCTATGCCCAGGAGAACCTGGGGCCGCTTGCCGGTTACATCACCGGCTGGACCTACTGCTTTGAGATCCTGATAGTGGCGATAGCCGACGTAACGGCATTCGGTATCTATATGGGGGTTTGGTTCCCGACGGTACCGCACTGGATTTGGGTACTGAGCGTGGTGCTGCTGATTTGCGCCATCAACCTGATGAGCGTGAAGGTGTTCGGCGAGTTGGAGTTCTGGTTCTCGTTTTTCAAAGTCGCCACCATTATCATCATGATTGTCGCCGGTTTCGGCATCATCATCTGGGGCATCGGCAACAGCGGTCAGCCGACCGGTATTCATAACCTGTGGAGTAATGGCGGCTTCTTCGCCAATGGCTGGCTGGGGATGGTCATGTCGCTGCAAATGGTGATGTTCGCCTATGGCGGGATCGAGATTATCGGTATTACCGCCGGTGAAGCTAAGGACCCGTCGAAGTCTATTCCCCGCGCGATTAACTCAGTACCGATGCGTATTCTGGTGTTCTATGTCGGTACGCTGTTTGTGATCATGTCTATCTATCCCTGGAACCAGGTGGGCACTAATGGTAGTCCCTTCGTTCTGACCTTCCAGCATCTGGGTATTGCCTTTGCCGCCAGCATCCTGAACTTTGTGGTGCTGACGGCCTCGCTATCGGCGATTAACAGCGATGTGTTCGGCGTAGGCCGTATGCTGCACGGCATGGCGGAGCAGGGCAGCGCACCGAAGATTTTCGCCAAAACTTCGCGTAACGGTATTCCCTGGGTTACGGTGATGGTGATGACGGTGGCGCTGCTGATAGCCGCCTGGCTCAACTACATTATGCCGGAAAACGTGTTCCTGGTTATCGCCTCGCTGGCGACTTTCGCTACCGTCTGGGTGTGGATTATGATTCTGCTGTCGCAGATAGCCTTCCGCCGTCGTCTGTCTACGGATGAGGTTAAGGCCCTGAAATTTAAAGTGCCTGGCGGGACTCCGACTACGGTGGTGGGGCTGATTTTCCTGGCCTTTATTATCGCGCTGATTGGCTACCATCCGGAAACCCGCATCTCGCTGTATGTGGGGTTTGCCTGGATAGCGTTGCTGCTCATTGGCTGGTGGGTTAAGCGTCGCCGCAGTCAATAA
- the malZ gene encoding maltodextrin glucosidase, translating to MLQAWHLPVAPFVAIRGQKMTITLWLAGDALPQRLMLRTEIDNEETPIEMTRQAQAPHPGITAWRASIDLSSGQSRRRYCFKLLWADRQQWFAPLGFSDFPPPRLEQFAVDAPDVGPDWVADQIFYQIFPDRFARSTRRSFEQESVYRHHAANRDIRRCEWHEPLTPEAGGSTFYGGDLDGINEKLPWLKRLGVTALYLNPVFVAPSVHKYDTEDYRRVDPAFGGDEALLRLRHHTRQQGMRLVLDGVFNHTGDSHRWFDRHTDSTTGACHNPASSWRDWYSFSEDGKALDWLGYPSLPKLDYRASGVVDEIYRGENSIVRHWLREPWSMDGWRLDVVHMLGEGGGAGNNLRHVAGIRQAAKETRSDAFVFGEHFGDARQWLQADAEDASMNYRGFTFPVWAFLANTDISYDPQRIDAKTCAAWMEQYRAGLSHQQQLRMFNQLNSHDTPRFISLLGKDRARLPLGVAWMFCWPGVPGIYYGDEVGVEGDMDPMCRRPFPWDQAQQDGELLAFYQQLAKLRRQSTALRRGGCQVVYAEGDILAFVRLWQRERVLVVINRGTASEITLAPSPLLANGDWQRQLGEGSMEGERLTLGAVSVTVWRSR from the coding sequence ATGTTACAGGCCTGGCACCTGCCGGTAGCGCCGTTTGTGGCTATCCGGGGACAGAAGATGACCATTACGCTGTGGCTGGCGGGAGATGCGCTGCCGCAGCGGCTGATGCTGCGTACTGAAATCGATAACGAAGAGACGCCGATCGAGATGACCCGGCAGGCGCAGGCACCGCACCCGGGGATTACCGCGTGGCGCGCCAGCATCGATCTCAGTAGCGGACAGTCGCGCCGCCGCTACTGCTTTAAGCTGCTATGGGCCGACAGGCAACAGTGGTTCGCGCCGCTGGGCTTTAGCGATTTTCCACCGCCCCGCCTTGAGCAGTTTGCCGTGGATGCGCCGGATGTCGGGCCTGACTGGGTGGCGGATCAGATTTTCTACCAGATTTTCCCGGATCGCTTTGCCCGTAGCACCCGGCGTTCCTTCGAGCAGGAAAGCGTTTACCGGCACCATGCGGCAAACCGCGATATCCGGCGGTGCGAATGGCATGAGCCCTTAACGCCAGAGGCCGGGGGCTCGACCTTTTACGGCGGCGACCTGGACGGTATTAACGAAAAGCTGCCCTGGCTGAAACGCCTGGGGGTGACCGCGCTGTATCTGAACCCGGTGTTTGTAGCGCCGAGCGTGCATAAATACGATACCGAAGACTATCGTCGCGTCGATCCCGCCTTCGGGGGGGATGAAGCGCTGCTGCGCCTGCGTCACCATACCCGGCAGCAGGGAATGCGACTGGTGCTCGACGGGGTGTTTAACCATACCGGCGACAGCCACCGCTGGTTCGATCGCCACACGGACTCGACGACCGGCGCCTGCCATAACCCCGCGTCGTCGTGGCGCGACTGGTATAGCTTTTCCGAAGATGGCAAGGCGCTGGACTGGCTGGGCTATCCCAGCCTGCCGAAGCTCGACTACCGCGCCAGCGGCGTGGTAGATGAGATCTACCGGGGCGAGAACAGCATTGTGCGCCACTGGCTGCGCGAGCCGTGGAGTATGGACGGCTGGCGGCTCGATGTGGTGCATATGCTCGGCGAAGGTGGTGGGGCGGGTAACAACCTGCGCCACGTGGCCGGGATTCGTCAGGCGGCGAAAGAGACCCGGTCGGATGCTTTCGTATTTGGTGAACATTTCGGTGATGCGCGCCAGTGGTTACAGGCCGATGCCGAAGACGCTTCTATGAACTATCGCGGCTTTACCTTTCCGGTCTGGGCATTTCTGGCGAATACCGATATTTCGTACGATCCTCAGCGGATTGATGCCAAAACCTGCGCGGCCTGGATGGAGCAGTATCGCGCCGGGCTGTCGCATCAGCAGCAGCTTCGCATGTTTAACCAGTTGAACAGCCACGATACGCCGCGCTTTATCTCTCTGCTGGGTAAGGATCGGGCGCGTCTACCGCTGGGGGTAGCCTGGATGTTCTGCTGGCCCGGCGTGCCCGGTATCTATTACGGCGACGAAGTCGGCGTGGAAGGGGATATGGATCCGATGTGCCGTCGGCCCTTTCCGTGGGATCAAGCACAGCAGGATGGTGAGTTACTGGCGTTTTATCAGCAACTGGCGAAGCTGCGTCGTCAGAGCACGGCGCTACGGCGCGGCGGCTGTCAGGTGGTGTACGCCGAAGGTGATATCCTGGCCTTTGTGCGGCTCTGGCAGCGTGAGCGGGTGCTGGTGGTCATTAACCGCGGTACGGCTTCTGAGATTACGCTGGCGCCATCGCCGCTGCTGGCGAACGGTGACTGGCAGCGTCAGTTGGGAGAAGGGAGCATGGAAGGCGAGCGCCTGACGCTGGGGGCGGTATCTGTGACGGTCTGGCGTAGCCGTTAG
- the acpH gene encoding ACP phosphodiesterase gives MNFLAHLHLATLAHSSLAGNLLADFVRGNPDEQWSPEVAAGIWMHRRIDAMTDDLPEVRTAREWFRPQTRRVSPITLDVVWDHFLSRHWSRICPDQPLPQFVAHAEAAIAPILPQAPEPFVNLNHYLWPERWLERYADMAFIARVLNGMANRRPKLAALRDSWQDLDDHYDQLEQLFWQFYPRMMKLARERRL, from the coding sequence ATGAACTTTCTTGCCCACCTGCATCTCGCCACTCTGGCGCACAGTTCCCTTGCGGGAAACCTGCTGGCCGACTTTGTGCGTGGAAATCCGGATGAACAGTGGTCGCCGGAGGTAGCCGCTGGTATCTGGATGCACCGTCGCATCGATGCCATGACCGACGATCTGCCGGAAGTGCGCACCGCCAGGGAGTGGTTCCGCCCGCAAACCCGCAGGGTTTCCCCCATTACCCTGGATGTGGTCTGGGATCACTTCCTGTCGCGCCACTGGTCGCGCATCTGCCCCGACCAGCCGCTGCCGCAGTTCGTCGCCCATGCCGAGGCGGCTATCGCCCCCATCCTCCCCCAGGCGCCGGAACCTTTTGTCAATCTGAATCACTATCTGTGGCCCGAGCGCTGGCTGGAACGCTATGCCGATATGGCGTTTATTGCCCGGGTCCTGAACGGGATGGCTAACCGCCGCCCAAAGCTGGCGGCGCTGCGCGACTCCTGGCAGGACCTGGACGACCATTACGACCAGCTTGAACAGCTGTTCTGGCAGTTTTATCCGCGCATGATGAAGCTTGCCCGGGAACGCCGGTTGTAA
- the queA gene encoding tRNA preQ1(34) S-adenosylmethionine ribosyltransferase-isomerase QueA, which translates to MRLADFSFELPESLIAHYPQPNRSACRLLSLDGPTGQLTHGTFTDLLDKLNPGDLLVFNNTRVIPARLFGRKASGGRIEVLVERMLDEHRVLAHIRASKAPKPGAELLLGEDESIQATMVARHDALFEVQFNDPCPVLEILNAIGHMPLPPYIDRPDEEADRELYQTVYSEKPGAVAAPTAGLHFDEPLLEALRRKGVEMAFVTLHVGAGTFQPVRVESIEDHVMHSEYAEVPQEVVDAVLACKARGNRVIAVGTTSVRSLESAAQAAQQDIIEPFFDDTQIFIYPGYQYRIIDALVTNFHLPESTLIMLVSAFAGYQHTMHAYQEAVKAEYRFFSYGDAMFITYNPQAINDPLTLTLSPQGRGD; encoded by the coding sequence ATGCGTCTTGCCGATTTCTCTTTTGAACTCCCTGAATCCCTGATTGCCCATTATCCACAGCCTAATCGCAGCGCCTGTCGCTTATTGTCGCTCGACGGGCCAACCGGGCAGCTTACGCATGGCACTTTCACCGATCTGCTCGATAAGCTCAACCCCGGAGACCTGCTGGTCTTTAATAATACCCGGGTGATTCCGGCGCGCCTGTTTGGCCGCAAGGCCAGCGGTGGGCGGATCGAGGTGCTGGTCGAACGGATGCTGGATGAGCACCGAGTGCTGGCCCATATCCGCGCCTCCAAAGCGCCGAAGCCGGGTGCCGAACTGCTGCTTGGCGAAGATGAGAGCATTCAGGCCACCATGGTGGCGCGCCATGACGCGCTATTCGAAGTTCAGTTTAACGACCCGTGCCCGGTACTGGAAATTTTAAACGCGATTGGTCATATGCCGCTGCCGCCCTATATCGACAGACCAGATGAAGAAGCGGATCGTGAACTCTATCAGACGGTCTACAGTGAGAAGCCCGGCGCCGTGGCCGCGCCGACGGCGGGTCTGCACTTCGATGAACCGCTGCTGGAGGCCCTGCGCCGTAAAGGGGTAGAGATGGCCTTTGTGACTCTGCACGTGGGGGCGGGCACCTTTCAGCCGGTGCGGGTGGAAAGCATTGAAGATCACGTGATGCACTCGGAATACGCGGAAGTGCCTCAGGAGGTCGTGGACGCGGTACTGGCCTGTAAGGCTCGAGGTAATCGGGTTATCGCGGTGGGCACCACCTCGGTGCGTTCGCTGGAAAGCGCAGCCCAGGCGGCGCAGCAGGATATCATCGAGCCGTTTTTCGACGATACGCAGATCTTTATCTATCCCGGTTACCAGTATCGGATTATCGATGCGCTGGTCACCAACTTCCATCTGCCGGAATCCACGCTGATTATGCTGGTTTCCGCTTTTGCGGGATATCAACACACCATGCACGCCTATCAGGAGGCGGTGAAAGCGGAATACCGATTTTTCAGCTATGGCGATGCGATGTTTATCACGTACAATCCGCAGGCCATTAATGACCCCCTCACCCTGACCCTCTCCCCGCAGGGGAGAGGGGATTAA
- the tgt gene encoding tRNA guanosine(34) transglycosylase Tgt, whose amino-acid sequence MKFELQTTEGRARRGRLVFERGTVETPAFMPVGTYGTVKGMTPEEVEATGAQIILGNTFHLWLRPGQEIMKLHGSLHDFMQWKGPILTDSGGFQVFSLGDIRKITEEGVHFRNPINGDSIFLSPEKSMEIQYDLGSDIVMIFDECTPYPADWDYAKRSMEMSLRWAKRSRDRFDQLNNPNALFGIIQGSVYEDLRDISVKGLVEIGFDGYAVGGLAVGEPKADMHRILEHVCPQIPADKPRYLMGVGKPEDLVEGVRRGIDMFDCVMPTRNARNGHLFVTDGVVKIRNAKHKSDTSPLDPECDCYTCRHYSRAYLHHLDRCNEILGARLNTIHNLRYYQRLMAGLRQAIEEGKLEHFVADFYTRQGKPVPALSVD is encoded by the coding sequence GTGAAATTTGAACTTCAGACCACCGAGGGTCGCGCACGCCGTGGCCGTCTGGTGTTTGAACGCGGCACGGTAGAAACCCCCGCGTTTATGCCGGTGGGTACCTACGGCACCGTAAAAGGGATGACGCCGGAAGAGGTGGAAGCCACCGGCGCGCAGATAATCCTGGGCAATACTTTCCATCTGTGGCTACGCCCCGGCCAGGAGATCATGAAGCTGCACGGCTCCCTGCACGACTTTATGCAGTGGAAAGGTCCGATTCTGACCGACTCTGGCGGCTTCCAGGTCTTCAGCCTGGGGGATATCCGCAAGATCACCGAAGAGGGGGTGCATTTTCGCAACCCGATCAACGGTGATTCCATCTTCCTGAGCCCGGAAAAGTCGATGGAGATTCAGTACGATCTCGGTTCCGATATCGTGATGATCTTCGACGAATGTACGCCGTACCCGGCGGACTGGGATTACGCTAAGCGTTCGATGGAGATGTCTCTGCGTTGGGCGAAACGCAGTCGCGACCGCTTCGACCAGTTGAATAACCCGAATGCGCTGTTTGGTATCATTCAGGGTAGCGTTTACGAAGATTTACGAGATATCTCGGTTAAAGGGCTGGTAGAGATAGGCTTTGATGGCTACGCTGTCGGCGGCCTGGCTGTTGGTGAGCCGAAAGCGGATATGCACCGCATTCTTGAGCATGTCTGCCCGCAGATTCCGGCAGACAAGCCGCGTTACCTTATGGGCGTGGGGAAACCGGAAGACCTGGTGGAAGGGGTGCGCCGCGGTATCGATATGTTCGACTGCGTGATGCCGACCCGTAATGCGCGCAACGGTCACCTGTTTGTGACCGATGGCGTGGTGAAAATTCGCAATGCGAAGCATAAGAGCGATACGTCGCCGCTGGATCCAGAGTGTGATTGCTACACGTGTCGCCATTACTCGCGCGCTTATCTGCATCATCTTGATCGCTGTAATGAAATTCTGGGCGCGCGGCTCAATACCATTCATAATCTGCGTTACTACCAGCGTTTGATGGCCGGTTTACGCCAGGCTATCGAAGAGGGTAAATTAGAGCACTTCGTCGCGGACTTTTACACACGTCAGGGTAAACCGGTCCCAGCGTTATCTGTTGATTAA
- the yajC gene encoding preprotein translocase subunit YajC, with the protein MSFFISDAVAATGAPAQGSPMSLILMLVVFGLIFYFMILRPQQKRTKEHKKLMDSIAKGDEVLTNGGLVGRVSKVAENGYIVMALNDTTEVVIKRDFVAAVLPKGTMKAL; encoded by the coding sequence ATGAGTTTTTTCATTTCTGATGCTGTTGCCGCTACCGGCGCTCCGGCTCAGGGTAGCCCAATGTCGCTGATTCTGATGCTGGTGGTTTTCGGCCTGATTTTCTACTTTATGATCCTGCGTCCGCAGCAAAAGCGTACCAAAGAGCATAAAAAACTGATGGACTCCATCGCCAAGGGTGATGAAGTGCTGACCAACGGCGGTCTGGTTGGGCGCGTTTCTAAAGTGGCGGAAAATGGCTACATCGTTATGGCGCTGAACGACACCACCGAAGTGGTCATCAAACGTGACTTCGTCGCAGCTGTCCTGCCGAAAGGCACCATGAAGGCGCTGTAA
- the secD gene encoding protein translocase subunit SecD, which produces MLNRYPLWKYIMLIVVIIVGLLYALPNLYGEDPAVQITGARGVAASEQTLNQVQNTLKKEQISAKSIALEDGSILARFDSSDTQLRARESLMEVLGDQYVVALNLAPATPRWLSTIAAEPMKLGLDLRGGVHFLMEVDMETALGKLQEQNIDSLRSDLRDKGIAWTNVRKTNNYGVDISFRNGSTRDDAVSYLQGRHRDLVISGQGSNGLRAVMSDDRLREAREYAVQQNINILRNRVNQLGVAEPLVQRQGADRIVVELPGIQDTARAKEILGATATLEFRLVNTSVDQSAAASGRVPGDSEVKMTREGQPVVLYKRVILTGDHITDSTSSQDEYNQPQVNISLDSAGGNIMSNFTKDNIGKPMATLFVEYKDSGKKDANGRAILAKQEEVINVANIQSRLGNSFRITGISNANEARQLSLLLRAGALIAPIQIVEERTIGPTLGMQNIKQGLEACLWGLVASIVFMVFFYKKFGIIATSALIANLVLIVGVMSLLPGATLTMPGIAGIVLTLAVAVDANVLINERIKEELKNGRSVQQAIHEGYKGAFSSIIDANVTTLITAIILYAVGTGSIKGFAITTAIGVATSMFTAIVGTRAIVNLLYGGKRINKLSI; this is translated from the coding sequence GTGTTAAACCGTTATCCTTTGTGGAAGTACATCATGCTGATCGTCGTCATTATCGTCGGTCTGCTGTATGCGCTCCCCAACCTGTATGGTGAGGATCCGGCCGTTCAGATCACTGGCGCGCGCGGCGTCGCCGCCAGTGAGCAAACGCTGAACCAGGTCCAGAACACCTTAAAAAAAGAACAAATTTCCGCGAAGTCGATAGCGCTGGAGGATGGTTCTATCCTCGCTCGCTTTGACTCGTCCGATACACAGCTGCGCGCCCGTGAATCCCTGATGGAGGTGCTGGGTGACCAGTACGTCGTGGCGCTCAACCTTGCCCCCGCTACCCCACGCTGGCTGTCGACCATTGCCGCCGAGCCGATGAAGCTGGGTCTTGATCTGCGCGGCGGCGTTCACTTCCTGATGGAAGTGGATATGGAAACCGCTCTGGGTAAACTCCAGGAGCAGAATATCGACAGTCTGCGTAGCGACCTGCGCGACAAGGGCATTGCCTGGACCAACGTACGCAAGACCAACAACTATGGCGTGGATATCTCTTTCCGCAACGGCTCCACGCGTGACGACGCCGTCTCTTATCTGCAGGGGCGCCACCGCGATCTGGTGATTAGCGGCCAGGGCAGCAATGGTCTGCGTGCCGTAATGTCTGACGATCGTCTGCGCGAAGCGCGTGAATATGCGGTGCAGCAGAACATCAACATCCTGCGTAACCGTGTTAACCAACTGGGCGTTGCCGAACCGCTGGTACAGCGCCAGGGTGCCGACCGTATTGTGGTTGAGCTGCCGGGGATTCAGGATACCGCTCGCGCCAAAGAAATTCTGGGCGCCACGGCGACCCTGGAGTTCCGTCTGGTGAACACCAGCGTCGATCAGTCCGCTGCCGCTTCTGGCCGCGTACCGGGCGATTCTGAAGTGAAGATGACCCGTGAAGGGCAGCCGGTGGTGCTGTACAAGCGCGTGATTCTGACCGGTGACCATATCACCGACTCTACCTCCAGCCAGGACGAATACAACCAGCCGCAGGTGAATATCTCTCTGGATAGCGCTGGCGGTAACATCATGTCCAACTTCACCAAGGACAACATTGGTAAGCCGATGGCGACCCTGTTTGTGGAGTATAAGGACAGCGGTAAGAAAGACGCCAATGGCCGTGCGATTCTGGCGAAGCAGGAAGAAGTGATCAACGTGGCGAACATTCAGTCGCGTCTGGGCAACAGCTTCCGCATTACCGGTATCAGCAACGCCAACGAAGCGCGCCAGCTCTCTCTGCTGCTGCGTGCCGGTGCGCTGATTGCGCCGATCCAGATCGTGGAAGAGCGTACCATTGGGCCGACTCTGGGGATGCAGAACATCAAACAGGGTCTGGAAGCCTGTCTGTGGGGGCTGGTGGCGTCCATCGTCTTTATGGTCTTCTTCTATAAGAAGTTTGGCATTATCGCCACTTCTGCGCTTATCGCTAACCTGGTGTTAATTGTTGGGGTAATGTCGCTGCTGCCGGGGGCCACGCTAACCATGCCGGGGATTGCCGGTATCGTGCTCACGCTGGCGGTGGCGGTGGATGCCAACGTACTGATTAACGAACGTATTAAGGAAGAACTTAAGAACGGGCGTTCGGTACAGCAGGCTATTCACGAAGGGTATAAAGGGGCGTTTAGTTCAATCATTGACGCCAACGTTACCACGCTGATTACCGCCATCATTCTTTACGCCGTCGGTACCGGCTCCATCAAGGGTTTTGCCATCACCACCGCTATCGGTGTGGCAACCTCGATGTTCACCGCCATCGTCGGCACGCGCGCCATCGTCAACCTGTTGTACGGCGGCAAGCGTATTAACAAGCTGTCTATCTGA
- the secF gene encoding protein translocase subunit SecF, whose product MAQEYSVEQLNHGRKVYDFMRWDNVAFAISGLLLIASLAIIGVKGFNWGLDFTGGTVIEINLEQPAQMDVMRDALEKAGFDEPQLQNFGSSRDVMVRMPPAEGEAGGQALGNKVVSVINEATSQNATVKRIEFVGPSVGADLAQAGAMALLVALISILIYVGFRFEWRLALGAVIALAHDVVITLGILSLFHIEIDLTIIASLMSVIGYSLNDSIVVSDRIRENFRRIRRGTSYEIFNVSLTQTLSRTLMTSGTTLVVVLMLYIFGGAMLEGFSLAMLIGVSIGTVSSIYVASALALKLGMKREHIQQQKVEKEGADQPSILP is encoded by the coding sequence GTGGCACAGGAATATAGCGTTGAACAACTCAACCACGGTCGTAAAGTCTATGACTTTATGCGCTGGGACAATGTCGCCTTTGCTATCTCCGGGCTGTTGTTGATCGCCTCGTTGGCTATTATCGGCGTGAAAGGCTTCAACTGGGGACTGGACTTTACCGGCGGTACGGTCATTGAGATCAACCTGGAACAACCGGCGCAGATGGATGTCATGCGTGATGCGCTGGAAAAAGCAGGCTTTGACGAACCGCAGCTGCAGAACTTTGGCAGCAGCCGCGACGTGATGGTCCGTATGCCGCCAGCGGAAGGTGAAGCTGGCGGTCAGGCGTTGGGTAACAAGGTCGTTAGCGTGATTAACGAAGCGACCAGCCAGAATGCGACCGTCAAGCGTATCGAGTTTGTCGGACCCAGCGTGGGGGCCGATCTGGCTCAGGCCGGGGCCATGGCACTGCTGGTGGCGCTGATCAGTATCCTTATCTACGTGGGCTTCCGCTTTGAGTGGCGCCTGGCGTTAGGGGCTGTTATCGCGCTGGCGCACGATGTGGTGATTACCTTAGGTATTCTGTCGCTGTTCCATATCGAGATCGACCTGACCATCATCGCTTCACTGATGTCGGTTATCGGCTACTCGCTGAACGACAGTATTGTGGTCTCCGACCGTATTCGTGAGAACTTCCGCAGAATTCGTCGCGGAACCTCTTACGAAATCTTTAACGTGTCGCTGACCCAGACTCTGAGCCGAACCCTGATGACCTCAGGGACCACTCTGGTGGTGGTTCTGATGCTCTATATCTTCGGTGGCGCGATGCTGGAAGGCTTCTCGCTGGCGATGCTGATCGGGGTTTCCATCGGGACCGTCTCTTCCATCTATGTAGCGTCTGCACTGGCGCTGAAGTTGGGGATGAAGCGCGAGCACATCCAGCAGCAGAAGGTGGAGAAAGAAGGGGCGGATCAGCCGTCAATTCTGCCGTAA